One stretch of Rhodococcus pseudokoreensis DNA includes these proteins:
- a CDS encoding DUF4229 domain-containing protein — translation MGISAMRHTHAPDAGSSPQPGSVTTRHLVQAIGVYAIARLLLVAVVAAAIMAVGPLIGRDVDFLIAAVFAVLISMPLSLAVFAAQRKKVNATIAAFDAQRTASAARTSPQFRKAGRRS, via the coding sequence ATGGGAATCTCGGCGATGCGCCACACACATGCCCCTGACGCCGGCAGTTCCCCGCAGCCGGGATCGGTCACCACCCGACACCTGGTGCAGGCCATCGGCGTCTACGCGATCGCCCGGCTGCTGCTGGTGGCGGTGGTCGCGGCGGCGATCATGGCGGTGGGCCCGCTGATCGGGCGCGACGTCGACTTCCTCATCGCCGCGGTGTTCGCGGTGCTGATCTCGATGCCCCTCTCCCTGGCCGTGTTCGCCGCACAGCGCAAGAAGGTCAACGCCACAATCGCGGCGTTCGATGCTCAACGAACCGCGAGCGCGGCCCGCACCAGCCCACAGTTCCGGAAGGCAGGTCGCCGATCATGA
- a CDS encoding cation diffusion facilitator family transporter, which yields MGHGHGHGHGISPADATSASAKHVWRLWVAVGLGLVTFVTQVVVGLSTSSLALLSDSAHVFTDVFGILMALTAILLAQRAAARPDRTFGLYRAEVFAALFNAILLFGVAGWVLYEAAGRLSDPPEVPGLPVTIVAIVGLVMNVAAFLLLRSGAKESLNVRGAYLEVMADMLGSVGVLISGLVTLLFGWRYADPVIGVAIGLFVLPRAYNLGRHALRILLQHAPSGLDIPEITRELNALPGVQDAHDLHVWTLTSGMEVASAHLTTESDADPASVLASAQTLLAEKFDLPHATLQVEPAQGPGRCEELPW from the coding sequence ATGGGGCATGGCCACGGGCACGGGCACGGCATCTCGCCCGCCGACGCAACGAGCGCATCGGCCAAACATGTGTGGCGACTGTGGGTCGCGGTAGGGCTCGGACTGGTCACCTTCGTCACACAAGTCGTAGTCGGCCTGTCGACGTCGTCACTGGCGCTGCTGTCCGACTCCGCACACGTATTCACCGACGTCTTCGGCATTCTGATGGCACTGACCGCGATCCTGCTCGCACAACGCGCAGCGGCCCGGCCGGATCGCACGTTCGGCCTGTACCGGGCGGAAGTCTTTGCGGCCCTGTTCAACGCGATCCTGCTGTTCGGCGTGGCCGGGTGGGTGCTGTACGAGGCAGCCGGTCGGCTGTCCGATCCACCGGAGGTGCCGGGCCTGCCGGTCACCATCGTGGCCATTGTGGGCTTGGTGATGAACGTGGCCGCCTTCCTGCTCCTGCGGTCGGGGGCGAAGGAAAGCCTGAACGTGCGCGGCGCCTACCTCGAGGTCATGGCAGACATGCTCGGTTCGGTCGGCGTGCTGATCAGTGGCCTAGTGACCTTGCTGTTCGGGTGGCGCTACGCCGACCCGGTCATCGGTGTCGCCATCGGACTGTTCGTACTCCCCCGCGCATACAACCTCGGGCGACACGCGCTGCGGATCCTGCTCCAGCATGCCCCGTCGGGGCTCGACATCCCCGAGATCACCCGCGAGCTCAACGCACTGCCCGGGGTCCAGGACGCTCACGATCTGCACGTGTGGACACTCACCAGCGGCATGGAGGTGGCCTCGGCACATTTGACCACCGAATCCGACGCCGACCCCGCGTCGGTCCTTGCCTCGGCACAGACATTGCTGGCGGAGAAGTTCGACCTCCCACACGCCACCTTGCAGGTCGAACCCGCACAGGGACCGGGACGCTGCGAGGAGCTGCCCTGGTAG
- a CDS encoding Dyp-type peroxidase — MAECENPSSRGVSRRRLLGGGAAALGATGLGWGIHAVAERVDPTAAIDGGLTEPFFGTHQAGIATPVQAHAQFVGLDLRPGARAATLIGILKVWTDDAARLANGAPALADTEPELAAAPARLTVTIGLGSGAFAAADVVGDQPPWLRPLPAFPIDKLDDGWGQTDLLLQVCADDQMAVAHAVRVLLKNVRSLVTVRWSQHGFRHARRSHPEGTTMRNLMGQVDGTVNPDPATDFDELVWDDGAGVPWLAGGTSLVLRRIRMELDTWEEIDRSGRELIVGRTLDTGAPLTGSSENDAPDFAATDRYGIPVIPPSSHIARAQPFGDRERFHRRAYNYDDAPGPGQTSNSGLIFAAYQRDVDAQFRPVQQRLAEFDALNQWTTPIGSAVYAIPPGVTSVEDYLGSSLLDGRT; from the coding sequence GTGGCTGAGTGCGAGAACCCCTCGAGTCGCGGTGTGAGCCGGCGGCGTCTCCTCGGCGGAGGCGCCGCCGCGCTCGGGGCGACCGGACTCGGATGGGGAATACACGCGGTCGCGGAGCGGGTCGATCCCACGGCGGCCATCGACGGCGGGCTGACCGAGCCGTTCTTCGGGACACATCAGGCTGGGATCGCCACCCCCGTGCAGGCGCACGCCCAGTTCGTCGGGCTGGATCTGCGTCCGGGCGCCAGAGCGGCGACCCTGATCGGCATCCTGAAGGTGTGGACCGACGACGCCGCCAGACTGGCGAACGGTGCACCGGCGCTCGCCGACACCGAGCCCGAACTGGCTGCCGCCCCGGCCCGGCTGACTGTCACGATTGGGCTCGGGTCCGGCGCATTCGCCGCCGCGGACGTGGTCGGCGATCAGCCGCCCTGGTTGCGGCCACTGCCGGCGTTTCCCATCGACAAACTTGACGACGGTTGGGGGCAAACGGATTTGCTGCTGCAAGTCTGTGCTGACGATCAGATGGCAGTCGCCCATGCGGTGCGTGTTCTGTTGAAGAATGTGCGCTCACTGGTCACGGTGCGGTGGTCCCAGCACGGGTTCCGGCACGCCCGCCGCAGCCACCCCGAAGGCACCACGATGCGGAACCTGATGGGGCAGGTCGATGGCACTGTCAATCCCGACCCTGCGACGGACTTCGACGAACTGGTCTGGGACGACGGCGCGGGTGTGCCGTGGCTTGCAGGTGGCACCTCGCTGGTGCTGCGCCGGATCCGGATGGAACTCGACACCTGGGAAGAAATCGACCGTTCCGGAAGGGAACTGATCGTCGGTCGCACGCTCGATACCGGGGCGCCGTTGACCGGCAGCAGCGAGAACGACGCTCCGGACTTCGCGGCGACCGATCGATACGGAATTCCGGTCATCCCGCCGTCCTCGCATATTGCGCGAGCCCAACCCTTCGGCGACCGCGAGCGTTTCCATCGGCGCGCCTACAACTACGACGATGCACCCGGGCCCGGGCAGACCTCGAACTCGGGGCTGATCTTCGCCGCCTACCAGCGTGACGTCGACGCCCAGTTCCGGCCCGTCCAGCAGCGGCTGGCCGAGTTCGACGCGCTCAACCAGTGGACCACGCCGATCGGGTCCGCGGTCTACGCGATTCCGCCGGGAGTGACCTCGGTAGAGGACTATCTCGGGAGCAGCTTGCTCGACGGCCGTACCTGA
- a CDS encoding cytochrome c oxidase assembly protein — protein sequence MSAVDDVDARPGDRGRRRALPQLLGWAALAGIVAAGLAQLSASEVLRLLGLPDPGAITTYGVPAVMAFGETAAVVMVGSLLLAAVLVPPQSSGVLDVDGYLAVRTASVAAAIWAVCAALLVPLTLSDSSGQSLGTVFADPGPFFEAVADLEVPKAWAWTCLIAVVVAAVCRLVLRHKWAPTLLLLAVASLMPRALSGHSASGGSHDIATNSLVFHIVAAALWMGGLVALVLHVRRRGQHLDVAARRFSAIAVGAYVIMAVSGVVNAAVRVPVTALVTSTYGVLILAKVAALVLVGLAGWRQRTVAVTALEKDPQDRTEFTRLAVVESVVLSMTIGIAVALGRTPPPAGERREPTPLGETLGYDLGGAPSPLRLMIDWRFDLIFGAAAILLAATYLLGVRRLRRDQQDWPVLRTVSWVLGCAALLLATSSGVGRFAPAVFSVHMGAVAALAIIAPLLLVLGAPFTLFSRTVCRGRVGVPGMWEWSQQIYRSAPVRFLTHPAVAFTLFIGGFYVFYLGGLYDSVGGSHFWHVAANAYFVMTGFVFFWVGVGSDPAPHRTAPRTRLLVVVGALAAYACFLIVVADSGTVIAAEYYTTLRRGWFDDLAADQRLGAAVGLMAGALPLVAAAAVAALRIRDARRRRPSASMQAHVDRNATP from the coding sequence GTGAGTGCAGTGGACGACGTCGACGCCCGACCCGGCGACCGTGGACGCAGGCGCGCCCTGCCGCAGCTGCTCGGATGGGCGGCGCTGGCGGGCATCGTCGCCGCGGGGCTGGCGCAACTGTCGGCCTCGGAGGTGCTGCGGTTGCTGGGCCTGCCCGACCCGGGGGCGATCACCACCTACGGCGTGCCGGCGGTCATGGCGTTCGGTGAGACGGCGGCCGTCGTCATGGTCGGCTCGCTGCTGCTCGCGGCGGTCCTGGTGCCGCCGCAATCCTCCGGGGTCCTCGATGTGGACGGCTATCTGGCGGTGCGCACCGCCAGTGTGGCTGCCGCCATTTGGGCGGTCTGCGCGGCACTGTTGGTACCGCTGACGCTCTCGGACAGTTCCGGTCAGAGTCTCGGCACGGTCTTCGCCGACCCCGGACCGTTCTTTGAAGCTGTCGCCGACCTCGAGGTCCCAAAAGCGTGGGCGTGGACCTGCCTGATCGCTGTGGTCGTCGCGGCCGTGTGCCGGCTGGTGCTGCGCCACAAGTGGGCACCGACCCTGCTCCTATTGGCCGTCGCGAGTCTGATGCCGCGTGCCCTGTCGGGTCACTCGGCGTCGGGCGGCTCCCACGACATCGCCACCAACAGCCTGGTCTTCCATATCGTCGCCGCCGCCCTGTGGATGGGCGGGCTGGTCGCGCTGGTGCTGCACGTGCGCCGACGCGGGCAGCACCTCGATGTCGCGGCCCGCCGGTTCTCGGCCATTGCGGTCGGCGCCTACGTGATCATGGCGGTCTCCGGGGTGGTCAACGCCGCGGTACGGGTGCCGGTGACCGCGCTGGTGACCAGCACCTACGGTGTGTTGATCCTGGCGAAAGTCGCCGCCCTGGTTCTGGTGGGGCTCGCGGGTTGGCGTCAGCGCACCGTCGCGGTGACAGCCCTGGAGAAGGATCCGCAGGACCGCACGGAGTTCACCCGGCTCGCGGTCGTCGAGTCGGTGGTGCTTTCGATGACCATCGGCATCGCGGTCGCGCTCGGCCGCACCCCGCCACCGGCGGGCGAGCGCCGCGAGCCGACCCCGCTCGGGGAAACCCTGGGCTACGACCTGGGCGGTGCGCCGTCACCGCTGCGTCTGATGATCGACTGGCGTTTCGATCTGATCTTCGGGGCCGCGGCGATACTTCTCGCCGCCACGTATCTTCTCGGTGTTCGGCGACTGCGCCGCGACCAGCAGGACTGGCCGGTGCTGCGCACCGTGAGCTGGGTGCTCGGCTGCGCCGCGCTGCTGCTCGCCACATCCTCAGGCGTGGGGCGCTTCGCCCCGGCCGTGTTCAGCGTCCACATGGGCGCCGTCGCGGCGCTCGCGATCATCGCTCCGCTTCTTCTCGTGCTGGGGGCGCCGTTCACCCTCTTCTCCCGCACCGTGTGCCGCGGCCGGGTCGGCGTGCCGGGAATGTGGGAGTGGTCGCAACAGATCTACCGCAGCGCCCCCGTGCGCTTCCTCACCCACCCGGCCGTCGCGTTCACGCTGTTCATCGGCGGTTTCTACGTGTTCTACCTGGGCGGGCTCTACGACTCCGTCGGCGGTTCGCATTTCTGGCACGTGGCGGCGAATGCCTACTTCGTGATGACCGGGTTCGTGTTCTTCTGGGTTGGTGTCGGGAGCGATCCGGCCCCACACCGGACGGCGCCGCGAACTCGGCTGCTCGTGGTGGTCGGCGCACTCGCGGCCTACGCCTGCTTCCTGATCGTGGTGGCCGACTCCGGCACGGTGATCGCCGCCGAGTACTACACCACCCTGCGGCGCGGCTGGTTCGACGACCTCGCCGCCGATCAACGGCTCGGCGCCGCGGTGGGCCTGATGGCCGGGGCGTTGCCCTTGGTGGCCGCGGCCGCGGTCGCGGCCCTCCGGATCCGGGACGCGCGCCGACGCCGCCCCTCCGCCTCGATGCAGGCGCACGTCGATCGGAACGCCACACCATAG
- the ctaD gene encoding cytochrome c oxidase subunit I codes for MTAIAPPPVATRAYPARTAPKGSFLFKMITTTDPKVLGIMYLVTSFAFFLVGGLMALMMRAELAVPGMQFLSNEQYNQLFTMHGTIMLLLYATPVVFGFANFILPLQIGAPDVAFPRLNAFSYWLYLFGALIATAGFITPGGAADFGWTAYAPLSSAISSPGIGADLWIVGLLVSGLGTILGGVNMITTVVCLRAPGMTMFRMPIFTWNIFITSILILLAFPLLTAALLALLADRQLGAHIFDPATGGVMLWQHLFWFFGHPEVYIIALPFFGIVSEIFPVFSRKPIFGYTGLIYATLAIAALSIAVWAHHMYATGAVLLPYFSFMTFLIAVPTGVKIFNWIGTIWKGHLTFESPMLFSIGFLVTFLFGGLSGVLLASPPIDFQVTDTYFVVAHFHYVVFGTVVFATYAGIYFWFPKMTGRMMDEPLGKWHFWTTFIGFHGTFLVQHWLGNEGMPRRYADYLPSDGFTFLNSFSTIFAFVLGASTLPFIWNVFKSYRYGEVVTVDDPWGFGNSLEWATSCPPPRHNFTELPRIRSERPAFELHYPHMIARMQAEAHVGSGHRKSVAPSEHLTEAIVDGDGGTAAPEQAR; via the coding sequence ATGACTGCCATCGCACCCCCACCCGTCGCCACCCGGGCATATCCCGCCCGCACGGCGCCCAAGGGGTCGTTTCTCTTCAAAATGATCACCACCACCGATCCCAAGGTGCTCGGGATCATGTACCTGGTGACCTCGTTCGCGTTCTTCCTCGTCGGCGGCCTGATGGCGCTGATGATGCGCGCCGAGCTCGCTGTGCCCGGCATGCAGTTCCTGTCGAACGAGCAGTACAACCAGCTGTTCACCATGCACGGCACCATCATGCTGCTGCTCTATGCGACCCCCGTAGTGTTCGGGTTCGCCAACTTCATCCTGCCGCTGCAGATCGGCGCCCCCGACGTGGCGTTCCCCCGCCTCAACGCGTTCAGCTACTGGCTGTATCTGTTCGGGGCGCTCATCGCGACCGCCGGGTTCATCACCCCGGGCGGCGCCGCCGACTTCGGCTGGACCGCCTACGCCCCACTCAGCTCCGCAATAAGTTCGCCCGGTATCGGCGCGGACCTGTGGATCGTCGGTCTGCTGGTCTCGGGCCTGGGCACCATCCTGGGCGGTGTCAACATGATCACCACCGTGGTCTGCCTGCGCGCCCCCGGTATGACGATGTTCCGCATGCCGATCTTCACCTGGAACATCTTCATCACCAGCATCCTGATTTTGCTGGCGTTCCCGCTGCTGACCGCGGCACTGCTCGCGCTGCTCGCCGACCGGCAACTCGGCGCCCACATCTTCGACCCGGCCACCGGCGGTGTGATGTTGTGGCAGCACCTGTTCTGGTTCTTCGGACACCCCGAGGTGTACATCATCGCGCTGCCGTTCTTCGGCATCGTCTCGGAGATCTTCCCGGTCTTCTCCCGCAAGCCGATCTTCGGGTACACCGGCCTGATCTACGCGACCCTGGCGATCGCCGCCCTCTCCATCGCGGTGTGGGCGCACCACATGTACGCCACCGGCGCCGTGCTGCTGCCGTACTTCTCGTTCATGACGTTCCTGATCGCCGTCCCGACCGGGGTGAAGATCTTCAACTGGATCGGCACCATCTGGAAGGGCCACCTGACGTTCGAGTCGCCGATGCTGTTCTCGATCGGCTTCCTCGTCACGTTCCTCTTCGGCGGTCTGTCCGGTGTGCTCCTCGCCAGCCCGCCGATCGACTTCCAGGTGACGGACACCTACTTCGTGGTCGCCCACTTCCACTACGTCGTCTTCGGCACCGTCGTGTTCGCCACCTACGCCGGCATCTACTTCTGGTTCCCGAAGATGACCGGCCGCATGATGGACGAGCCCCTGGGCAAGTGGCACTTCTGGACCACGTTCATCGGCTTCCACGGCACCTTCCTCGTCCAGCACTGGCTGGGTAACGAAGGTATGCCCCGCCGCTACGCCGACTACCTGCCCTCGGACGGCTTCACGTTCCTGAACTCGTTCTCCACGATCTTCGCGTTCGTCCTCGGTGCCTCGACGCTGCCGTTCATCTGGAACGTCTTCAAGAGCTACCGGTACGGCGAGGTCGTCACCGTCGATGACCCGTGGGGCTTCGGCAACTCGCTCGAGTGGGCCACCAGCTGCCCGCCGCCGCGGCACAACTTCACCGAGCTGCCGCGCATCCGCTCCGAACGTCCCGCGTTCGAGCTGCACTACCCGCACATGATCGCGCGGATGCAAGCCGAAGCGCACGTCGGATCGGGCCACCGGAAGTCCGTCGCACCGTCCGAACATCTCACCGAAGCCATCGTGGACGGCGACGGCGGAACCGCGGCACCCGAACAGGCCCGGTAG
- a CDS encoding BlaI/MecI/CopY family transcriptional regulator, which yields MKRLGGLEAEVMDILWSSDEPMSVHDLLDTLNERKQHAYTTILTVVTHLHEKEWVQREKRSRAFYYFPVRTREEATSQALRALLDSSSDSAAVLLHFARTVSDSELEALRRGLSKKGRGK from the coding sequence ATGAAGCGACTCGGTGGCCTCGAAGCCGAAGTGATGGACATCCTGTGGTCCTCGGACGAGCCGATGTCGGTCCACGATCTGCTCGACACACTCAACGAGCGCAAGCAGCACGCCTACACCACCATCCTGACGGTCGTGACGCACCTGCACGAGAAGGAGTGGGTCCAGCGGGAGAAGCGCAGCCGTGCCTTCTACTACTTCCCGGTCCGCACCCGCGAGGAAGCGACGTCGCAGGCACTGCGGGCGCTGCTCGACAGCAGTAGTGATTCGGCGGCCGTGCTGCTGCATTTCGCGCGCACGGTTTCTGACAGCGAACTCGAGGCACTGCGCCGTGGCCTGTCGAAGAAGGGTCGCGGCAAGTGA
- a CDS encoding M56 family metallopeptidase, which yields MTLALILLVGAALVAVLAPSVLERMTLSAMRPSVVLASWLASMASVLFFGCSAVVILFWPEHAPAEGMIDTIVRCFSAVQHTARPWIGESLAVAGIVTVMALAARVVFFARRQSTARAQMQDFHRDVVAIVARREPDRGDVMWLDHPLPMAYSVSGRPGFVVATEGLSSSLSSVERDAVLAHERAHLSGHHHRIVSICDVLAKVFPRVPLFARAPGAVKTVIELAADQQAAKATSPAVVSSALAAVADAALPQPAWTLGLGNDTTLRLWRLRVAPQTRYSRLACCAAAAVTITLPAFAALVVVLVFSTAACIMVA from the coding sequence GTGACCCTCGCACTCATCCTGCTGGTCGGGGCGGCACTGGTGGCGGTGCTCGCCCCGTCGGTCCTCGAGCGGATGACATTGTCGGCCATGCGCCCGAGCGTGGTGCTGGCCTCGTGGCTGGCGAGTATGGCCAGTGTGTTGTTCTTCGGGTGCTCTGCGGTCGTGATTCTTTTCTGGCCGGAACACGCACCGGCCGAGGGCATGATCGACACGATCGTGCGGTGCTTCTCTGCGGTGCAGCACACCGCCCGGCCGTGGATAGGGGAGTCGCTCGCCGTCGCCGGCATCGTCACGGTCATGGCGCTGGCCGCGCGCGTGGTCTTCTTCGCCCGCCGCCAATCCACTGCGCGGGCGCAGATGCAGGACTTTCACCGCGACGTGGTCGCCATCGTTGCCCGACGAGAACCGGACCGTGGCGATGTGATGTGGCTCGATCACCCACTCCCGATGGCCTATTCCGTCTCCGGCCGGCCGGGCTTCGTCGTCGCCACCGAAGGTCTGTCGTCCAGCCTGAGCAGCGTCGAACGCGACGCCGTGCTCGCCCACGAACGCGCTCACCTCAGCGGCCACCACCACCGAATCGTCAGCATCTGCGACGTCCTCGCCAAGGTCTTCCCCCGCGTGCCGCTCTTCGCCCGCGCGCCGGGTGCGGTCAAGACGGTCATCGAACTGGCCGCCGACCAACAGGCCGCCAAGGCCACCAGTCCCGCAGTGGTCAGCTCCGCGCTCGCTGCGGTCGCCGACGCCGCTCTGCCCCAGCCGGCATGGACGCTTGGCCTCGGTAACGACACCACGTTGCGTCTGTGGCGTCTGCGAGTGGCCCCACAGACCAGGTATTCGAGGTTGGCGTGCTGCGCCGCCGCCGCCGTGACCATCACGCTGCCCGCCTTCGCGGCGCTGGTGGTGGTCCTGGTGTTCTCGACCGCAGCGTGCATCATGGTGGCCTAG
- a CDS encoding M23 family metallopeptidase codes for MARHRRPEPDDLDFLRWDLDSDAAQEAAPQAGDAADADGDATATIGAEMNLGHDGYVTDSATKISDTTARPRRTGSHRRSVPSRHSGRIMVLSIATGALLAAGTSTAHGSPAADAPGVDVAPQPTPDPVAQALSSVPQVLQIPQIPELSDFADQLARAREREAARAEREAAARRPMSIAPVSGTLTSNYGARWGTTHYGLDIANSIGTPIVSVTDGTVLEAGPASGFGLWVRILQDDGTIGVFGHINEALVTAGQKVRAGEQIATVGNRGQSTGPHLHYEVWQPDGRKADPLAWLNARGVQLQSPDVRG; via the coding sequence TTGGCACGCCACAGAAGGCCCGAACCTGACGATCTCGACTTCCTGCGCTGGGACCTCGACTCCGACGCAGCCCAGGAGGCTGCCCCGCAAGCGGGTGACGCTGCCGACGCAGATGGCGATGCGACCGCCACGATCGGCGCGGAAATGAACCTCGGCCACGACGGCTACGTGACGGACTCTGCTACGAAGATCTCCGACACCACCGCCCGTCCGCGGCGAACCGGATCCCACAGGCGTTCGGTGCCGTCGCGGCACAGCGGACGGATCATGGTGCTTTCGATCGCCACGGGCGCACTCCTGGCCGCCGGGACGTCGACCGCACACGGCAGCCCCGCCGCCGACGCCCCCGGGGTCGATGTGGCGCCGCAACCGACCCCCGACCCGGTGGCCCAGGCTCTCTCCTCCGTACCTCAGGTGTTGCAGATTCCCCAGATCCCGGAACTCTCCGACTTCGCGGACCAGCTGGCCCGGGCGCGTGAGCGAGAAGCCGCACGTGCCGAGCGTGAGGCCGCCGCCCGCCGGCCGATGTCCATTGCGCCAGTGAGTGGAACCTTGACCTCGAACTATGGGGCCCGGTGGGGGACGACTCACTACGGGCTCGACATCGCCAACTCCATCGGCACACCGATTGTGTCGGTGACCGATGGCACCGTCCTCGAGGCCGGCCCGGCCTCCGGGTTCGGATTGTGGGTTCGTATCCTGCAGGACGACGGCACCATCGGGGTCTTCGGGCACATCAACGAAGCCTTGGTAACCGCAGGACAGAAGGTCCGCGCAGGGGAGCAGATCGCCACGGTTGGCAATCGCGGCCAATCGACAGGTCCGCATTTGCATTACGAGGTATGGCAGCCTGACGGTCGGAAGGCCGATCCCCTGGCCTGGTTGAACGCACGGGGGGTTCAGCTTCAATCTCCGGATGTGCGCGGATGA
- a CDS encoding copper chaperone PCu(A)C, giving the protein MTRSSLGYTLTAGAVCVGLLVAGCSSSPQTPSATQADSVTVTDQWVKAADSGMTSAFAELANTGRGDVRIVSASSPASARMELHEMAPGEGGSMAMRQKPDGVVVPANGTHSISPGGDHLMLMDITAPLTPGTIATFTLTFEDGSTTSFDAAVRDFSGNKEEYLPTEDEPAEGASATTSNHGG; this is encoded by the coding sequence ATGACCAGATCGTCCCTTGGTTACACCCTGACTGCCGGCGCAGTATGCGTCGGCCTACTGGTGGCCGGATGCAGCTCGTCCCCACAAACGCCGTCGGCGACGCAAGCCGACTCGGTCACGGTGACCGATCAGTGGGTCAAGGCCGCCGATAGCGGCATGACCTCGGCCTTCGCGGAACTGGCCAACACCGGCCGCGGCGACGTGCGCATCGTGTCGGCGAGCAGCCCGGCCTCGGCCCGGATGGAATTGCACGAGATGGCCCCGGGTGAAGGGGGGTCGATGGCCATGCGGCAGAAGCCGGACGGGGTCGTCGTTCCGGCGAACGGCACGCACAGCATTTCACCCGGCGGCGACCATCTGATGCTGATGGATATCACCGCGCCGTTGACCCCCGGCACCATCGCCACTTTCACCCTCACCTTCGAAGATGGGTCGACCACGAGTTTCGATGCCGCTGTCCGGGACTTCTCCGGCAACAAGGAGGAGTACCTGCCGACTGAGGACGAACCCGCCGAGGGCGCGTCCGCGACCACCTCCAATCACGGTGGCTGA
- a CDS encoding M23 family metallopeptidase, with the protein MARHRRPEPDDLDAWSSDGDIPQAPAPVVVTATHPASTLPAEGEFGDGAPGGNDLVEPQAGESLQEQAARRHRRGGAHRRPAPGRPGGRVAVLSVATGALLAAGTSSAHAAQTETAPQVEIAPQPPADPVTQALASVPQVLQIPEIPDLTKFTDQLAKAREREAERTERAAAERAAQESAARTQELAAPGKVGSLRPPGTSIAPVSGTLTSNYGARWGTTHYGLDIANDIGTPIVAVTDGTVLEAGPAQGFGLWVRIQQDDGTIGVFGHINEALVTAGQKVRAGEQIATVGNRGQSTGPHLHYEVWQPDGVKADPAAWLRNRGIDMTSSD; encoded by the coding sequence TTGGCACGTCACCGCAGGCCCGAACCCGACGATCTCGACGCGTGGAGCAGCGACGGCGACATCCCCCAGGCGCCGGCACCGGTGGTGGTGACGGCAACCCACCCCGCAAGCACGCTTCCGGCGGAGGGCGAATTCGGGGACGGCGCACCCGGTGGGAATGATCTCGTCGAGCCGCAGGCCGGCGAATCGCTTCAGGAGCAGGCTGCCCGACGCCACCGGCGCGGCGGAGCCCACCGTCGCCCCGCCCCGGGTCGGCCCGGCGGGCGGGTCGCGGTCCTGTCGGTGGCCACCGGCGCCCTGCTGGCCGCCGGAACGTCGTCCGCACACGCCGCCCAGACCGAGACCGCCCCGCAGGTGGAGATCGCCCCGCAACCGCCCGCCGACCCGGTAACCCAGGCCCTGGCGTCCGTGCCCCAGGTGTTGCAGATCCCGGAGATTCCGGACCTGACGAAGTTCACCGATCAGCTGGCGAAGGCGCGGGAGCGGGAGGCCGAACGCACCGAGCGGGCGGCGGCCGAACGCGCCGCGCAGGAATCCGCGGCCCGCACCCAAGAGCTCGCCGCACCGGGAAAGGTCGGGTCTCTCCGTCCGCCGGGAACCTCAATCGCACCGGTCAGCGGAACACTCACCTCGAACTACGGGGCACGGTGGGGCACGACCCACTACGGCCTCGATATCGCCAACGACATCGGAACACCGATCGTCGCGGTGACCGACGGCACGGTCCTCGAGGCCGGACCGGCGCAGGGTTTCGGCCTGTGGGTGCGGATCCAGCAGGACGACGGCACCATCGGCGTCTTCGGGCACATCAACGAAGCCCTGGTGACGGCCGGACAGAAAGTCCGGGCCGGCGAACAGATCGCCACGGTCGGAAACCGCGGCCAATCGACAGGTCCGCACCTGCATTACGAGGTGTGGCAGCCGGACGGCGTGAAGGCGGATCCGGCGGCGTGGTTGCGTAACCGTGGGATCGACATGACATCATCCGATTGA
- a CDS encoding copper resistance CopC family protein, with amino-acid sequence MKRIITVLAVAAVWLLLGIVPAQAHSELVSSTPTADSVLDTPPQSVELVFNQKVQNTFVTVTVVGTDGQQWGNSTPVVAGERLTAGIEAGIPPGVYTVGYRVVSEDGHPITGSYPFTVSAAPGPAGATPGPTEAAAATPASSAIGMTTTETSKGAPMVLPILGGIVVLLFVGGIVLVLRGERRKKG; translated from the coding sequence GTGAAACGAATCATCACCGTACTGGCCGTGGCCGCGGTGTGGTTGCTGCTCGGGATCGTTCCGGCCCAGGCCCACAGTGAACTGGTGAGTTCGACGCCGACGGCGGATTCGGTTCTCGACACCCCGCCTCAGAGTGTCGAATTGGTCTTCAACCAGAAGGTTCAGAACACCTTCGTCACCGTCACAGTCGTCGGAACCGACGGGCAACAATGGGGCAACTCCACCCCGGTCGTCGCCGGTGAGCGCCTCACCGCGGGCATCGAGGCGGGCATCCCTCCCGGGGTGTATACGGTGGGCTACCGCGTGGTTTCCGAGGATGGTCACCCGATTACCGGTTCATACCCGTTTACCGTGTCGGCGGCGCCCGGCCCCGCCGGCGCGACACCCGGCCCCACAGAGGCGGCTGCGGCGACCCCGGCCTCGTCGGCCATCGGGATGACGACCACGGAGACATCGAAGGGCGCACCGATGGTGCTGCCGATCCTCGGCGGAATCGTTGTGTTGCTCTTTGTCGGCGGCATTGTCTTGGTGCTGCGCGGTGAGCGCCGCAAGAAGGGCTGA